In a genomic window of Styela clava chromosome 7, kaStyClav1.hap1.2, whole genome shotgun sequence:
- the LOC120327860 gene encoding scavenger receptor cysteine-rich domain-containing protein DMBT1-like — MTYSSLQQRSEIQYLTGSAIIESPGFSSVGYPNNANCQWRIQADSGYGALRFGIHYFRLEYFNDWVRIYNGFGTDSSQLIAKFTGYLFYLDITTSSYATMHFQSNSGVTDQGFLIYVYSTNEYTQSDTTASPVTTQPMSNSTCGKSSLSGFYGYISSPGYPSYYYGNDLECQWSVETPFGTFIRMSIQSFSLGSGDYLYVYDGDSENNKIIADLEGYVPYNNTIVTSSNFAFLRFTTNSYSVANGFNIRYDAEFYIPPDKLPSQSISCGGTLYENNGTIISPNYPENYQNNVDCIWIIHVPSWYNIVFEVDYFYTEDDFDYVFMYDGTPDQTGPQLAHLTGFYENFNAQIQSSNNSAYIIFHSDKFITAPGFKIQYTSVYYGTSTSATPTETTPMKTTTPWWLRTTDEAGHDKNDVISNIIRRLWERIKNKPIKKRPQETMQKP; from the coding sequence ATGACTTATTCTAGCTTACAGCAGCGCAGCGAAATTCAGTATTTGACGGGATCTGCGATTATAGAGTCTCCGGGATTTTCTAGTGTTGGGTATCCCAACAATGCCAATTGTCAATGGAGAATCCAAGCAGACAGTGGATACGGCGCTTTGCGATTTGGGATCCATTATTTCAGACTTGAGTACTTTAACGATTGGGTGAGAATTTACAATGGATTTGGAACCGATTCTTCACAACTCATTGCAAAGTTTACAGGTTATTTATTCTACCTCGATATTACAACGTCTTCTTACGCAACAATGCACTTTCAGTCTAACTCTGGTGTAACTGATCAAGGATTTTTGATTTATGTGTATTCAACAAATGAGTACACACAATCTGATACAACAGCCTCACCTGTTACCACGCAACCCATGTCCAATAGTACATGCGGGAAAAGCTCTTTATCTGgtttttatggatatatttCATCACCAGGTTACCCGTCGTATTACTATGGAAACGATCTTGAATGCCAATGGTCTGTAGAAACACCTTTCGGTACTTTTATTCGAATGAGTATACAATCGTTCTCGTTGGGAAGTGGTGATTATTTGTACGTTTACGACGGGGAttctgaaaacaataaaatcataGCAGATCTAGAGGGATATGTTCCATACAATAACACTATCGTTACTTCGTCAAATTTTGCCTTTCTTCGTTTCACAACTAATTCGTACTCAGTGGCAAACGGTTTTAATATTCGATACGATGCAGAGTTTTATATACCGCCAGACAAACTGCCATCTCAATCGATTAGCTGTGGGGGCACCTTATACGAAAACAATGGCACAATTATTTCGCCAAATTATCcggaaaattatcaaaataacgTTGACTGCATCTGGATCATTCATGTTCCTTCCTGGTATAATATTGTTTTCGAAGTAGACTACTTTTACACAGAAGATGACTTTGACTACGTATTCATGTATGATGGTACACCGGATCAAACAGGACCACAGCTGGCTCATCTGACGggattttatgaaaacttcaATGCTCAAATTCAGTCCAGTAACAACAGCGCTTATATTATTTTCCATAGTGACAAGTTTATTACAGCACCGGGTTTCAAAATACAGTATACGTCAGTGTATTACGGCACCAGCACGTCAGCAACACCAACAGAGACAACTCCAATGAAAACAACTACTCCGTGGTGGCTTAGAACAACCGATGAAGCTGGTCACgataaaaatgatgtaatttCTAACATTATTAGAAGACTTTGGGAACGTATAAAAAACAAACCAATAAAGAAACGCCCACAAGAGACGATGCAGAAACCCTAA